A window of the Gemmatimonadota bacterium genome harbors these coding sequences:
- the rpsO gene encoding 30S ribosomal protein S15, which produces MAIEKEQIIEKYRLHEGDRGSAPVQIALLTARIDDLRSHFKEHKKDHHSRRGLLKMVGRRRRLLGWYRRTDLEGYRNLIKDLGLRH; this is translated from the coding sequence ATGGCCATCGAGAAAGAACAGATCATCGAGAAGTACAGGCTCCACGAAGGAGACCGCGGCAGCGCCCCCGTACAGATCGCGCTGCTGACCGCCCGCATCGACGATCTCCGCTCCCACTTCAAGGAGCACAAGAAGGATCACCACAGCCGCAGAGGTCTGCTCAAGATGGTCGGCCGCCGACGCAGACTCCTCGGCTGGTACCGGCGCACCGACCTGGAGGGCTACCGCAACCTCATCAAGGACCTGGGCCTGCGCCATTGA
- a CDS encoding bifunctional riboflavin kinase/FAD synthetase → MAVSSLPRLATGSVATVGTFDGVHRGHGEVLDLVIERARARGCRSILVTFDPHPVSVVRPEKVPRLLTTPPEKTEALAATGLDMVLLLRFTRRLSRYTPERFVREILVDKLGVRELIVGHDHGFGRDRSGDAGTLRALGADFGFDVAVVPPLLAAAPRSRAPEEGGDRTLGRSAVSSSRIRAAILAGELDEAERCLGRPYSISGRVVQGDGRGRALGFPTANLKLPREKLLPPPGIYATRVFVPPGASPPEVARRASHVGALHTGPRPTFEGAESSVEAHLLDFPDIDLYGSRIRIDLVRRIRGIERFSDAEELSSRMALDIGAARRLVDPGVSRPNPSPAPALDGEPVCG, encoded by the coding sequence ATGGCGGTATCCTCGCTGCCCCGCCTCGCCACAGGCAGCGTAGCTACGGTGGGCACGTTCGACGGAGTCCACAGGGGTCACGGCGAGGTGCTCGATCTCGTCATCGAACGGGCGCGAGCAAGGGGATGCAGGTCGATTCTGGTGACTTTCGACCCGCATCCGGTCAGCGTCGTGCGGCCCGAAAAGGTGCCTCGTCTTCTGACAACCCCCCCTGAAAAAACGGAAGCGTTGGCCGCTACCGGACTGGACATGGTTCTCCTGCTCAGGTTCACTCGCCGGCTCTCTCGATACACCCCGGAGCGTTTCGTGCGCGAGATTCTCGTCGACAAGCTGGGGGTCCGAGAGCTTATCGTCGGCCACGATCACGGTTTCGGGCGCGACAGATCCGGCGACGCGGGAACTCTGCGAGCGCTCGGGGCCGATTTCGGTTTCGACGTGGCCGTGGTTCCACCACTGCTAGCCGCAGCGCCGAGGTCCCGGGCGCCGGAGGAAGGGGGCGATCGCACCCTCGGTCGGTCGGCGGTCTCGTCCTCGCGGATCCGAGCCGCGATCCTGGCCGGAGAACTCGACGAGGCCGAGCGCTGTTTGGGACGACCCTACTCGATCTCGGGGCGCGTCGTGCAAGGCGACGGAAGGGGACGGGCGCTCGGGTTTCCCACCGCCAACCTGAAGCTGCCGCGCGAGAAGCTGCTCCCGCCCCCGGGAATTTACGCGACCCGGGTCTTCGTTCCTCCCGGCGCTTCACCGCCCGAGGTCGCCCGCCGGGCGAGCCATGTCGGGGCGTTGCACACCGGTCCCCGACCCACATTCGAGGGAGCGGAATCCTCGGTCGAGGCCCATCTGCTCGATTTCCCGGATATCGACCTCTACGGAAGCCGAATCCGCATAGATCTGGTTCGGCGCATTCGCGGGATAGAACGGTTTTCGGACGCCGAAGAGCTGAGTTCGCGGATGGCGCTCGACATCGGGGCGGCGCGTAGGCTGGTCGATCCCGGCGTTTCCCGTCCCAACCCGTCTCCCGCTCCGGCACTGGACGGTGAGCCGGTTTGCGGCTAG
- the truB gene encoding tRNA pseudouridine(55) synthase TruB gives MISGNGYVLPVDKPCGPSSHDVVDRARRVWGERRVGHCGTLDPFASGLLVLCVGKVTRLAEYLGSVDKSYLATARLGVETESHDTEGTVTASSEDWRRLAPSRVEAALAELTGELMQVPPRFSAKKIGGERAYRRARRGERVELAPVRVRVTRLEMASWDPPELTLRIDCSTGTYVRALARDLGRILSVGAHLTALRRIRSGAVDVSGAVGFDFLDDAEAVHRARMNPLAALAHLPRVEAGAAEERELGFGRGVEVEALDDAEPGVVCVSRSGELVAVAEGERTESGRWRLRPRKVFPG, from the coding sequence GTGATTTCCGGCAACGGCTACGTTCTGCCGGTCGACAAGCCCTGCGGTCCGAGCTCTCACGACGTGGTCGACCGAGCCCGGAGAGTCTGGGGCGAGAGGCGGGTCGGGCACTGTGGAACCCTCGATCCGTTCGCCTCAGGCCTTCTGGTGCTCTGCGTGGGCAAGGTGACCCGCTTGGCCGAGTATCTCGGCTCGGTAGACAAGTCCTATCTGGCCACCGCCAGGCTCGGCGTCGAGACGGAGAGCCACGACACCGAGGGAACGGTCACCGCAAGCTCGGAGGACTGGCGCCGACTCGCTCCTAGCCGGGTGGAGGCGGCGCTCGCGGAGCTTACCGGCGAGCTCATGCAGGTCCCGCCCCGGTTCTCGGCCAAGAAGATCGGGGGCGAGCGGGCCTACCGGCGGGCCCGCCGGGGTGAGCGGGTCGAGCTAGCTCCGGTCCGGGTCAGGGTAACGCGGCTGGAAATGGCGAGCTGGGATCCGCCGGAGCTCACGCTTCGCATCGACTGCTCCACCGGAACCTACGTGCGGGCTCTCGCCCGGGATCTCGGACGGATCCTGTCGGTGGGCGCCCATCTGACCGCGCTGCGCCGGATCCGTTCGGGAGCGGTCGATGTGTCCGGGGCGGTCGGTTTCGATTTTTTGGATGACGCCGAAGCCGTACACCGAGCTCGCATGAATCCGCTTGCGGCCCTCGCGCATCTGCCGCGCGTGGAGGCAGGCGCGGCCGAGGAGAGGGAGCTGGGGTTCGGACGCGGCGTCGAGGTGGAGGCGCTCGACGATGCGGAGCCCGGAGTCGTGTGCGTCTCCCGGTCCGGCGAGCTTGTCGCCGTGGCCGAGGGCGAGCGCACCGAGTCAGGTCGCTGGCGTCTGCGGCCTCGCAAGGTATTTCCGGGTTGA
- the rbfA gene encoding 30S ribosome-binding factor RbfA produces the protein MSRRTARLNALLRREISGLIARRLRDPRIGPVTVVDVEAAPDLGSAKVFVRPLVAASGSAVDELTRLLNGSAPELRRALGESMKLRRVPELRFRIDRSLEHSQRIESLIDKLNLAREDGGREDDAPDPGEK, from the coding sequence ATGAGTAGGCGAACTGCCCGGCTGAACGCCCTGCTCAGGCGGGAGATTTCGGGCCTGATCGCCAGACGGCTCCGGGATCCGCGCATAGGTCCGGTCACGGTGGTCGACGTGGAAGCGGCTCCCGATCTGGGATCCGCCAAGGTCTTCGTACGTCCGCTCGTGGCTGCAAGCGGCTCGGCCGTCGACGAGCTGACCAGGCTTCTGAACGGCAGCGCACCCGAGCTGCGCCGGGCCCTGGGAGAGTCCATGAAGCTGAGAAGGGTGCCCGAACTCCGTTTTCGCATCGACCGCTCCCTCGAGCATTCGCAGCGCATCGAATCCCTCATCGACAAGTTGAACCTGGCGCGCGAGGATGGGGGACGGGAAGACGACGCTCCGGATCCGGGTGAGAAGTGA
- the infB gene encoding translation initiation factor IF-2 has translation MGGQVKVRASGYTSDGKPARKPGPKGRAAKRQSAQQAAKRNVSRIRGQMRGPGRKPRRRQRLTPDQIEERQRQEAAEQERRERERRTVRVAEFLSVAELAELVEETPAALIGSAFRNMGMMVTINQRLDFDQIEMLLDEFNFNVEREETLEVVEDIDPYGIDSETAEPRPPVVTVMGHVDHGKTLLLDRIRKANVVAGEAGGITQHIGAYHVQLPSGRVTFLDTPGHAAFTAMRARGADVTDIVILLVAADDSVMPQTVEAINHASSAGVPLVVAVNKCDLPGVDPDRVKRQLLQHSVQVDDLGGEVLSANVSAKTGKGIDDLLEQVLLQAELMEDKLRADPRRRAVCTVVEARLDVGKGPVVTVLVQGGTLRVGDTFVCGLHQGRVRAMHDERGMPVKEAGPSIPVQVLGAGGVPQAGDPLQVMEPSRAQARVSELQQLDREKQMRLRERAKKIGDFAQLTQADGMIEVPILVKGDVDGSVQALADAFEQIGGEEDGVRVRIVHRGVGAINESDVLLAQTTEAVIIGFGVRPQAAARKQAEDAAVEIRTYDIIYKAVDDLTRSLEGRLSPDQVEHVEGSAQVRETFRVSKVGMIAGCYVVQGRVNRKFRIRVIREGKTVFEGEIASLRRFKDDAREVREGFECGIGIANFNDVKVGDEIECYTVEEIARKLAKAS, from the coding sequence GTGGGCGGACAGGTCAAGGTACGCGCCTCGGGATACACCTCCGACGGCAAGCCGGCCAGGAAACCCGGTCCCAAGGGCCGGGCCGCCAAGCGCCAGAGCGCCCAACAGGCGGCGAAACGCAACGTCAGTCGTATTCGGGGCCAGATGCGGGGGCCGGGCCGCAAGCCGCGGCGTCGTCAGCGGCTGACGCCGGACCAGATCGAGGAGCGGCAACGGCAGGAGGCCGCCGAGCAGGAGCGTCGGGAGCGCGAGCGCCGAACCGTGCGCGTCGCGGAGTTCCTGAGCGTGGCCGAACTCGCCGAGCTCGTCGAAGAGACTCCGGCTGCCCTGATCGGCTCGGCGTTCCGCAACATGGGCATGATGGTCACCATCAACCAGCGTCTCGACTTCGACCAGATCGAGATGCTCCTCGACGAGTTCAACTTCAACGTGGAGCGAGAGGAGACCTTGGAGGTCGTCGAGGACATCGACCCCTACGGCATCGACTCCGAGACGGCAGAACCGCGACCGCCGGTGGTCACGGTCATGGGACATGTGGACCACGGCAAGACGCTGCTCCTCGACCGCATTCGCAAGGCCAACGTCGTCGCCGGAGAAGCCGGAGGCATCACTCAGCACATCGGGGCCTACCACGTCCAATTGCCGAGCGGACGGGTGACCTTCCTCGACACTCCCGGCCACGCCGCCTTCACAGCCATGCGAGCCCGCGGCGCCGATGTGACCGACATCGTCATACTGCTGGTGGCAGCCGACGACTCCGTCATGCCCCAGACGGTCGAAGCGATCAACCACGCGTCGAGCGCCGGCGTTCCGCTGGTTGTGGCGGTAAACAAGTGCGACCTGCCCGGCGTGGATCCGGACCGGGTCAAGAGGCAGCTTCTCCAGCACTCGGTCCAGGTCGACGACCTCGGAGGCGAGGTGCTCTCCGCCAACGTCTCCGCCAAGACCGGGAAGGGAATAGACGATCTTCTGGAGCAGGTTCTTCTCCAGGCCGAGCTCATGGAGGACAAGCTGCGCGCCGATCCTCGGCGCCGTGCCGTATGCACCGTCGTCGAAGCCCGTCTCGATGTCGGGAAGGGACCGGTGGTCACGGTTCTCGTCCAAGGGGGAACTCTCCGCGTAGGTGACACCTTCGTCTGCGGACTCCACCAGGGTCGGGTGCGGGCCATGCACGACGAGCGCGGGATGCCTGTGAAGGAGGCTGGTCCCTCGATTCCGGTGCAGGTGCTGGGGGCGGGCGGAGTACCCCAGGCGGGCGACCCTCTCCAAGTGATGGAGCCGTCGCGGGCCCAGGCTCGCGTTTCCGAACTCCAGCAGCTCGACCGCGAGAAGCAGATGAGACTGCGTGAGAGAGCGAAGAAGATCGGCGACTTCGCGCAATTGACGCAGGCCGACGGGATGATAGAGGTACCGATCCTGGTCAAGGGAGACGTGGACGGCTCCGTCCAGGCCCTCGCCGACGCCTTCGAGCAGATCGGCGGCGAGGAAGACGGCGTTCGCGTCCGCATCGTCCACAGGGGGGTGGGTGCGATCAACGAGTCCGATGTGCTGTTGGCTCAGACCACCGAGGCGGTCATTATCGGCTTCGGGGTGCGCCCCCAGGCCGCCGCCCGCAAGCAGGCGGAAGATGCCGCGGTCGAGATTCGGACCTACGACATCATATACAAGGCGGTCGACGACCTAACCCGCTCGCTCGAAGGCCGACTCTCGCCCGATCAGGTCGAGCATGTGGAGGGCAGCGCGCAGGTGCGAGAGACCTTCCGGGTCTCGAAGGTGGGGATGATCGCCGGCTGCTACGTGGTTCAGGGACGCGTGAACCGCAAGTTCCGCATACGGGTGATCAGGGAGGGGAAGACTGTTTTCGAAGGCGAGATCGCATCGCTCAGACGCTTCAAGGACGACGCGCGCGAGGTCCGGGAAGGATTCGAGTGCGGAATCGGCATCGCCAACTTCAACGATGTCAAGGTCGGTGACGAGATCGAGTGCTACACCGTCGAGGAGATCGCCCGCAAACTCGCCAAGGCCAGTTGA
- a CDS encoding ribosomal L7Ae/L30e/S12e/Gadd45 family protein: MKRRSISGALGLIGLARRASGAHAGSAAAVRTLRNGDAMLVVTARDAARGQLAKIERAAFGRGVRVVAAADRRTLGVALGRGPTTAVAVTHPGFAERIARILIKHDSAEIGDRADPDAANSNERVAGAR; this comes from the coding sequence TTGAAGCGACGTTCGATCTCGGGAGCCCTGGGCCTGATAGGCTTGGCCCGCCGCGCCTCCGGTGCACATGCCGGGTCCGCGGCCGCCGTGAGGACGTTGCGGAACGGCGACGCCATGCTCGTCGTGACCGCCCGTGACGCCGCGCGGGGCCAGCTCGCCAAGATCGAGAGAGCGGCGTTCGGACGGGGAGTGCGGGTAGTCGCGGCAGCCGACCGCCGGACGCTGGGTGTCGCCCTCGGGAGGGGTCCGACCACGGCGGTGGCGGTGACCCACCCCGGCTTCGCAGAGCGGATAGCCCGGATACTGATCAAGCACGATTCGGCGGAGATTGGGGACCGCGCCGATCCGGACGCCGCGAACTCGAACGAGAGGGTGGCGGGCGCTAGATGA
- the nusA gene encoding transcription termination factor NusA codes for MSSPQVFAALKVVTDKRNLSEEEGNGILREAIFAGLTRVHGPSVQAEVEIDGIAEEIDIVLLRRVVREVGDPASEVSLEEARWDDPEFEVGDVMEVPVEFTELGLNAVRAISQKLKELVRDNERNRIRDEFSDVVGDLLTGEVQQNERGKLVVTVNRAREADAIIPWKEQNPRERFRQGDPIRAVLKKVDETPRGPRLILSRSDRAFVAALFRIEVPEIHQGVVQIREIAREVGGRTKIAVVSDDESIDPVGACVGLRGSRVQAVVNELGGERIDIVPWHPDTEVFARRALAPARVARVLTDPNQRVVTAIVDEDQLSLAIGRNGQNVRLASQLVGWQIDLYGSREWIERGSDDPIEDPDALAYGDMALKDLPLPSSIIAALEEAGFRSFLQIIDLTSDSLQEIQGVSEEAAKQVLGVIEELTEVEDDQTIAAGSA; via the coding sequence ATGAGTTCGCCACAGGTTTTCGCTGCCCTCAAGGTGGTGACCGACAAGAGGAATCTGAGCGAGGAAGAAGGAAACGGCATCCTCAGAGAAGCCATTTTCGCCGGTCTGACCCGCGTGCACGGCCCGTCCGTCCAGGCGGAGGTGGAGATCGACGGCATCGCCGAGGAGATCGACATCGTTCTCCTGCGCAGGGTGGTGCGCGAGGTCGGAGACCCGGCCTCCGAGGTCTCGCTGGAAGAGGCTCGTTGGGACGATCCGGAGTTCGAGGTCGGCGACGTGATGGAGGTTCCGGTCGAATTCACTGAACTCGGGCTGAATGCCGTGCGCGCGATCAGTCAGAAATTGAAGGAGCTTGTGCGCGACAACGAACGCAACCGGATTCGTGACGAGTTCTCGGACGTCGTCGGCGACCTTCTTACCGGCGAGGTGCAGCAGAACGAACGCGGCAAGCTGGTGGTGACGGTCAACCGCGCCCGCGAAGCCGACGCCATCATCCCTTGGAAGGAGCAGAACCCGAGGGAGCGGTTCCGGCAGGGCGATCCCATCCGGGCGGTGCTCAAGAAGGTGGACGAGACACCGCGCGGACCCCGGCTGATCCTCTCCCGATCGGACCGCGCCTTCGTGGCGGCGCTCTTCCGCATCGAGGTGCCCGAGATCCACCAGGGAGTCGTCCAGATTCGGGAGATCGCGAGAGAAGTGGGCGGACGCACCAAGATCGCCGTGGTCAGCGACGACGAGTCCATCGACCCGGTGGGCGCCTGCGTGGGGCTGCGGGGCTCCAGGGTGCAGGCGGTGGTCAACGAGCTCGGAGGTGAACGCATCGACATCGTGCCGTGGCATCCGGATACCGAGGTGTTCGCGCGACGGGCTCTGGCGCCTGCGCGGGTTGCGCGGGTCCTGACCGACCCGAACCAGCGGGTCGTGACCGCGATCGTCGACGAAGATCAGCTTTCGCTCGCCATCGGGAGAAACGGCCAGAACGTGCGTCTGGCGTCACAGCTCGTGGGCTGGCAGATCGACCTCTACGGCTCCCGCGAGTGGATCGAGCGCGGATCGGACGATCCGATCGAAGATCCTGACGCGCTGGCCTACGGAGACATGGCGCTCAAGGATCTCCCTCTCCCGAGCTCGATCATAGCGGCACTCGAAGAGGCGGGTTTCCGATCCTTCCTGCAGATCATCGACCTCACCAGCGATTCGCTTCAGGAGATCCAGGGAGTTTCGGAGGAGGCCGCCAAGCAGGTTCTGGGTGTGATCGAAGAGCTGACCGAAGTCGAAGACGACCAGACCATAGCCGCAGGGAGCGCATAG